A genomic region of Bacteroidales bacterium contains the following coding sequences:
- a CDS encoding FKBP-type peptidyl-prolyl cis-trans isomerase yields the protein MKKILILVLIFAYSINVNAQKVKDIKMKTSEDSLSYAFGISIANNLETQKVANLNPQAIGRSFQDYYSKEAKISVEDANKLIQNYFEKQEADKHKEIVEEGKKFLSENAKKEGVVTLESGLQYKVIKEGTGNIPTSTDKVKVHYEGSLIDGTKFDSSYERGEPAEFGVTQVIIGWTEALQLMKEGSVWTLYIPSDLAYGSRQAGQHIKPFSTLIFKVELLSIVQ from the coding sequence ATGAAAAAAATTTTAATACTTGTATTAATATTTGCTTATTCAATAAATGTTAATGCACAAAAAGTAAAGGACATAAAGATGAAAACAAGTGAAGATTCATTAAGCTATGCTTTCGGAATCAGTATTGCAAATAATTTGGAAACCCAGAAAGTTGCAAATCTTAATCCGCAGGCTATAGGAAGATCATTTCAAGATTATTACAGCAAAGAAGCAAAAATTTCTGTTGAAGATGCAAATAAATTAATCCAAAACTACTTTGAAAAACAAGAAGCTGATAAACATAAAGAAATTGTTGAAGAAGGAAAGAAATTCTTATCAGAAAACGCGAAAAAAGAGGGTGTCGTAACTCTTGAAAGCGGTTTGCAATATAAAGTTATAAAAGAAGGAACAGGTAATATACCGACATCAACAGATAAAGTAAAAGTCCATTATGAAGGAAGTTTAATTGACGGAACAAAATTCGACAGCTCTTATGAAAGAGGAGAACCGGCTGAATTTGGTGTAACACAAGTAATTATAGGTTGGACAGAAGCATTACAACTTATGAAAGAAGGTTCTGTTTGGACCTTATATATACCGTCTGATTTAGCATACGGATCAAGACAAGCGGGTCAGCATATTAAACCTTTCAGCACATTAATATTTAAAGTAGAATTATTATCAATCGTTCAATAA
- a CDS encoding TonB-dependent receptor has product MIKYFLAATCILLLHLFSYSQKHTISGYVENAESGEKLAGAVVYIADAVNLGTMANAYGFYSITVPDMKVKLTASYIGYATQVVEFNLTKDTLIIFSLTAANEIEEVEIFGRKTEAEKTEMGKIDISIKTIKTIPALLGEVDVLKAIQLLPGIQSGTEGTSGFYVRGGGPDQNLILIDGVPVYNANHLFGFFSIFNADAISDVSITKGGFPARYGGRLSSVLDIRMKEGNIKKISGTASIGLISSKFMLEGPIIKDKTSFLISARRTYIDILSWPIQKIYMNKQEEGTKSRSGYYFWDINAKVNHKFSDKDRIYLSVYTGKDKAYANIEDAWEEYKDEFKSNLNWGNITSAFRWNHILGKKLFSNVILSYSRYKFGIEMSEKSTNTNTDEFEEFAFGYSSGIEDYAGKIDFDYNPSPNHNIKFGANYIYHTFSPGIQAMKFDSNEENLHIDTTFGNSNIYASEYSVYVEDEISIFKNFKANIGFHYSGFYVSDTLYQSYQPRISARYLITPKWSVKAAYTEMAQYLHLLTNTSIGMPTDLWIPVTDNIKPQKSTQYAFGSAYSINGYDISIEAYYKTMSNMIEYKEGASFFGGFGEEGESERVWENKIETDGKGTSYGIELLIKKNVGKTTGWIGYTLSKTDRQFSNISFGEWYPYTYDRRHDIGIVITHKFNDRIDIGATWVFGTGNATTLALERYQALSPVSSFYGEMYFEEVTLEHIEERNNFRMPAYHRFDLGVNFRKQKKHGKRTWSVGAYNVYNRKNPFFLRFGRDDNGDRALFQYSLFPIIPSVSYRFDF; this is encoded by the coding sequence ATGATAAAATATTTTTTAGCGGCAACTTGTATTTTGTTGCTTCATTTATTTTCGTATTCTCAAAAACATACCATCAGCGGATATGTTGAAAATGCGGAATCAGGAGAAAAACTTGCAGGAGCTGTTGTATATATAGCAGATGCTGTCAATTTGGGGACTATGGCTAATGCCTATGGGTTTTACAGTATTACCGTACCGGATATGAAAGTGAAACTGACAGCTTCATACATAGGATATGCTACACAGGTTGTTGAGTTTAATCTTACAAAAGATACACTTATTATTTTTTCATTAACCGCTGCAAATGAGATTGAGGAAGTTGAAATTTTCGGGAGAAAAACAGAAGCCGAAAAAACAGAAATGGGAAAAATTGATATTTCGATTAAAACTATTAAAACCATTCCGGCATTACTCGGAGAAGTTGATGTTTTAAAAGCTATACAATTGTTACCCGGAATACAATCGGGAACTGAAGGAACAAGCGGCTTTTATGTAAGGGGAGGAGGACCTGATCAAAATCTTATTTTAATTGACGGTGTGCCGGTATATAATGCAAATCATTTGTTTGGTTTCTTTTCAATTTTCAATGCTGATGCGATTAGTGATGTCAGTATCACAAAAGGGGGTTTTCCTGCTCGATACGGAGGAAGACTTTCTTCAGTTTTGGATATCAGAATGAAAGAGGGAAATATAAAAAAGATTTCGGGAACGGCATCAATAGGATTAATTTCATCCAAGTTTATGCTTGAAGGCCCGATTATTAAAGATAAAACCTCTTTCTTAATTTCGGCACGAAGAACTTACATTGATATTTTGTCTTGGCCTATTCAAAAAATATATATGAATAAACAAGAGGAAGGTACAAAATCAAGAAGCGGATATTATTTTTGGGATATTAATGCTAAAGTAAATCATAAATTTTCTGATAAAGACAGAATTTACTTAAGTGTTTATACCGGAAAAGATAAAGCATATGCAAATATTGAGGATGCTTGGGAAGAGTACAAAGATGAATTTAAAAGTAATTTAAATTGGGGAAATATTACTTCTGCTTTCAGATGGAATCATATTTTAGGGAAAAAATTGTTTTCAAATGTAATATTATCATACAGTCGCTATAAGTTCGGAATTGAAATGAGTGAGAAATCAACTAATACTAATACTGATGAATTTGAAGAATTTGCTTTTGGATACAGTTCAGGAATTGAAGACTATGCCGGAAAAATTGATTTTGATTATAACCCAAGTCCGAATCATAATATAAAATTTGGTGCAAATTATATTTATCATACGTTCAGTCCGGGTATTCAAGCTATGAAATTCGACAGTAATGAGGAAAATTTACACATAGATACAACATTCGGAAATTCAAATATTTATGCAAGTGAATATTCAGTGTATGTAGAAGATGAAATCAGTATATTTAAAAACTTTAAAGCTAATATCGGATTTCATTATTCAGGATTTTACGTTAGTGATACTTTATACCAATCTTATCAACCAAGAATATCCGCAAGATATTTGATTACTCCAAAATGGTCAGTAAAAGCAGCTTATACAGAAATGGCTCAATATCTTCATTTACTTACAAATACTTCAATCGGAATGCCTACGGATTTGTGGATACCGGTAACAGATAATATTAAACCGCAGAAATCAACTCAGTATGCCTTTGGTTCAGCATATTCAATAAACGGTTACGATATCAGTATTGAAGCTTATTATAAAACAATGAGCAATATGATTGAATATAAGGAAGGAGCAAGCTTTTTCGGGGGCTTTGGGGAAGAAGGTGAAAGTGAAAGGGTTTGGGAAAATAAAATTGAAACCGACGGTAAAGGAACTTCATACGGGATTGAGTTGTTAATTAAAAAGAATGTAGGAAAAACAACAGGTTGGATAGGTTATACATTATCCAAAACCGATCGACAATTTTCCAATATCAGTTTCGGGGAATGGTATCCTTATACTTATGACAGAAGGCATGATATTGGCATTGTAATAACACATAAATTTAATGACAGAATAGATATTGGAGCAACTTGGGTGTTCGGAACAGGAAATGCCACGACACTGGCATTAGAGAGGTATCAAGCATTATCACCTGTAAGCAGTTTTTACGGTGAAATGTATTTTGAAGAAGTAACATTGGAACATATTGAAGAAAGAAACAATTTCAGAATGCCGGCTTATCACCGATTTGATTTGGGAGTGAATTTCAGAAAACAAAAAAAACACGGAAAACGAACATGGAGCGTTGGGGCATATAATGTATATAACAGAAAAAATCCCTTTTTCTTAAGATTCGGCAGAGATGATAACGGGGACAGGGCATTATTTCAATACAGTTTATTTCCGATTATTCCGTCGGTCAGTTACAGGTTTGATTTTTGA
- a CDS encoding peptidylprolyl isomerase produces MKKFILLFVVLIYFFNISNSQTLDIIFPNGDEHFMNNTWSPHNITWESTGIASFKLEYSLNGGSDWVLIEDNYSVGDYYSWDVPDVESAICLIRITDAVGGTISDESDAVFNITSQNLFVAEWNTTMGQIRAELRGDLAPVTVQNFINLADRGFYYNLIFHRVVQNFVIQDGCPNGTGSGGPGWTIDLEIHPDLRHNTAGILAMARAADPNSAGSQYYFTLDPEPGLDDDYAVFGRTIDGINTILAIGDVDVDGNDKPIVDVDIYSVSIVESNPELNLVYPTDGLNVEQGREIDILWESDFIADAKIEFSSDNGSNWTDLTDSIPSGEEIFPWTVPDISSSECIIKITSLKNPDDYKDSVLFEIREKPAELSRFELYEGVTPPENNTENLILPDNNLNFKINILNLFGEEITTVNASLVSHNDDLSVITGIVTFSNISTGGDEWSDQSFEIQLPENVPGNGQYSFSLYGTASNVQDNFWLGDFNIPFFETLPFFIEIDDDDVPDSNGNGNRNLEPDETIEAAVKINNNSEETLFNVYGQFTSDADYINIWNNVSGIDGIVYDTAAYNNGNPINPNSTAIDPIHDFVFDYDANDVYLTNFLLKIYGYLYEEEGANWDEGGILMKWGIPVELNSSYPPAGIDKLTENTGFFNILQNPVSNSITISYDYSNTEQNNIKLELLDIQGKTVLTEQLNNTSRTHKINVSGLKQGVYFVRVNNFTKKVIVLKN; encoded by the coding sequence ATGAAAAAGTTTATATTACTTTTTGTCGTGCTGATTTATTTTTTTAATATCAGTAATTCTCAAACATTAGATATAATTTTCCCAAACGGAGATGAGCATTTTATGAACAATACTTGGTCGCCGCATAATATTACATGGGAAAGTACAGGTATAGCAAGTTTCAAACTTGAGTATTCTTTAAACGGCGGTAGTGATTGGGTTTTGATTGAAGATAATTATTCCGTTGGAGATTACTATTCATGGGATGTGCCTGATGTTGAGTCCGCAATTTGTCTGATTCGTATAACTGATGCAGTAGGTGGTACAATTTCTGATGAAAGTGATGCAGTTTTTAATATAACATCTCAAAATTTGTTTGTTGCAGAATGGAATACAACAATGGGTCAAATTCGTGCAGAATTAAGAGGCGATTTAGCACCGGTAACTGTCCAAAACTTCATAAACCTTGCCGACAGAGGTTTTTATTATAACTTAATTTTTCACAGAGTAGTACAAAATTTTGTAATCCAAGACGGATGTCCTAACGGAACAGGATCAGGCGGTCCGGGTTGGACAATTGATTTGGAAATACATCCGGATTTAAGGCATAATACTGCCGGAATACTTGCTATGGCAAGGGCTGCTGACCCTAATAGTGCCGGTTCGCAATATTATTTTACACTTGATCCGGAACCGGGATTAGACGATGATTATGCAGTTTTCGGACGAACAATCGACGGAATTAATACAATACTTGCAATTGGTGATGTCGATGTTGACGGGAATGACAAACCTATTGTCGATGTGGATATTTACTCTGTTAGTATTGTCGAAAGCAATCCTGAATTAAATTTAGTTTATCCGACTGACGGGTTAAATGTTGAACAAGGAAGAGAAATTGACATACTGTGGGAAAGTGATTTTATTGCTGATGCTAAAATTGAGTTTTCAAGTGATAACGGTTCAAATTGGACAGATTTAACTGACAGTATTCCTTCAGGAGAAGAAATATTTCCATGGACTGTACCTGATATAAGTTCATCTGAATGCATTATAAAAATCACAAGCTTAAAAAATCCGGATGATTATAAAGACTCTGTTCTGTTTGAAATCAGAGAAAAACCTGCCGAATTGAGTAGATTTGAATTATACGAGGGTGTTACACCGCCTGAAAATAATACCGAAAATTTAATTTTACCGGATAATAATTTAAATTTTAAAATTAATATACTGAATTTATTCGGTGAAGAAATTACCACTGTTAATGCAAGTTTAGTTAGTCATAATGACGATCTTTCAGTTATAACCGGAATTGTAACTTTTAGTAATATTTCAACCGGCGGAGATGAATGGTCTGATCAATCATTTGAAATTCAACTTCCTGAAAATGTACCCGGAAACGGACAATATTCTTTTTCTTTATACGGAACGGCTTCAAATGTCCAAGATAACTTTTGGTTGGGTGATTTTAATATTCCTTTTTTTGAGACTTTACCCTTTTTTATAGAAATTGATGATGATGATGTCCCTGACAGCAATGGAAATGGCAATAGGAATCTTGAACCGGATGAAACAATTGAAGCAGCTGTTAAAATTAATAATAACAGTGAAGAAACGCTGTTTAATGTATACGGGCAATTTACAAGCGATGCAGATTATATTAATATTTGGAACAATGTAAGCGGAATTGACGGAATAGTCTATGATACAGCAGCATATAATAACGGTAATCCGATAAATCCTAATTCTACAGCTATAGATCCGATACATGATTTTGTTTTTGATTATGATGCAAATGATGTTTATTTAACCAATTTTTTGTTAAAAATCTACGGTTATTTATACGAAGAAGAAGGTGCAAATTGGGATGAAGGAGGTATTTTAATGAAATGGGGAATTCCGGTTGAATTAAACAGTTCGTATCCTCCTGCGGGAATTGATAAATTAACTGAAAATACCGGGTTTTTCAATATTTTGCAAAATCCTGTCTCTAATTCTATTACAATTTCATATGATTACAGCAATACAGAACAAAATAATATAAAACTTGAACTTTTAGATATTCAAGGAAAAACAGTTCTGACAGAACAATTAAACAATACAAGCAGAACTCATAAAATCAATGTTTCCGGCTTGAAGCAGGGTGTTTATTTTGTTAGGGTAAATAATTTTACGAAGAAAGTAATAGTGTTAAAAAACTAA
- a CDS encoding SpoIIE family protein phosphatase — translation MKTKLYLITFILVALVVIGFGYAGMTLSLNYMQKKYIELQLDINKRQAENMAVFLENQIAKGASKKDVRENLQSALSGTDADKGFLCMFDKYDAEMICHPDENMLGMKLPASMEFEDTQNGEINKTRNIILEGLATGGLFHKESGTDIAYMVPVKGTGWMISAHENIDNIKSEINSQKEIFLLGFAIISILTAILATLMARLAGRRYEKKIEEQNILLENTNEELKTTNNQLNQKNKEISLQKTIIEDQHNFVKKQKDQIEEQSEQITSSIQYASRIQKALLPPENLFSEVFKDSFVFYKPRDIVSGDFYWLKKINNTVIFAAADSTGHGVPGAFMSMLGIAFLNEIVSEDTHDFTSCSSSMILDDLRDRIKNSLRQTGEDDQTKDGMDMALVMLDTNTNTIQFSGAYNPLYIVRNKKLTEVQADRMPVGVYLKDSEPFSNKRAQLHEGDVLYLFSDGFYDQFGGESGRKFMKNKFRELIEEISDKAMNEQKQILENTFNEWKGDYEQADDVLVAGIKI, via the coding sequence ATGAAAACCAAGCTTTATTTAATAACTTTTATTTTAGTTGCATTAGTAGTGATTGGATTCGGTTATGCCGGTATGACGCTGTCACTCAATTATATGCAAAAAAAATATATTGAGCTTCAATTAGATATCAATAAGAGGCAAGCTGAAAACATGGCTGTCTTTCTTGAAAATCAAATAGCAAAAGGTGCATCAAAAAAAGATGTCAGAGAAAATCTTCAATCAGCATTATCAGGTACAGATGCCGACAAAGGGTTCTTATGTATGTTCGACAAATATGATGCTGAAATGATTTGCCATCCTGATGAAAATATGCTCGGAATGAAACTTCCTGCAAGTATGGAATTTGAAGACACTCAAAACGGAGAGATAAATAAAACTCGAAATATTATATTGGAAGGATTAGCAACCGGCGGATTGTTCCATAAAGAATCCGGAACTGATATTGCTTATATGGTTCCGGTAAAAGGTACGGGATGGATGATTTCGGCTCATGAGAATATTGATAATATCAAATCAGAAATTAACAGCCAAAAGGAGATATTTTTATTAGGATTCGCCATTATCAGTATTCTGACTGCAATATTGGCAACTTTAATGGCCCGTCTTGCAGGAAGAAGATATGAGAAAAAGATTGAAGAACAAAATATCTTACTTGAAAATACAAATGAAGAATTAAAAACAACTAACAATCAGTTGAATCAGAAAAATAAAGAAATTAGTCTTCAAAAAACAATTATTGAAGATCAACATAATTTTGTAAAGAAACAAAAAGATCAGATTGAAGAACAAAGTGAACAAATAACGTCAAGTATTCAATATGCAAGCAGAATTCAAAAAGCTTTACTTCCGCCTGAAAATCTTTTTTCCGAAGTTTTTAAAGATTCATTCGTATTTTACAAACCTCGTGATATAGTCAGCGGCGATTTTTATTGGTTAAAGAAAATAAATAATACAGTTATTTTTGCAGCAGCAGATTCTACAGGACACGGAGTACCCGGTGCATTTATGAGTATGTTGGGAATTGCATTTTTAAATGAAATCGTTAGTGAAGATACTCATGATTTTACTTCATGTTCATCATCAATGATTTTAGATGATTTAAGAGACCGAATTAAAAATTCATTAAGACAAACCGGAGAAGATGATCAAACCAAAGACGGAATGGATATGGCCTTAGTTATGTTAGATACAAATACAAATACTATACAATTTTCGGGAGCATATAATCCGCTGTATATTGTTCGTAATAAGAAATTAACTGAAGTACAAGCTGACAGAATGCCTGTTGGTGTATATCTGAAAGACAGTGAACCATTTTCAAATAAAAGAGCTCAACTTCACGAAGGCGATGTTTTATATTTATTCTCTGACGGTTTCTACGATCAATTCGGAGGAGAATCAGGCAGAAAATTTATGAAAAATAAATTCCGTGAATTAATTGAAGAAATTTCTGACAAAGCTATGAACGAACAAAAACAAATTCTTGAAAATACATTTAATGAATGGAAAGGAGATTATGAACAAGCTGATGATGTATTGGTTGCAGGGATAAAGATTTAG
- a CDS encoding DUF4249 domain-containing protein: protein MKKIIILSVAIILIITACEKKLDIDIPEGEKHIVVNGIINADSLLTVSVSKSQNILDNDDISFLADADIKLYSNDIFVENLLHVNSGVYISTVVPDISVNYKINVDYDNLKSVNADMILHNPVEIVSVDTVVEVHTNSNGEYGTYQEYEIHYKIKIEDDGNTNDYYFLALSLIQPLYEYDEYGLPTFVGYEEINEYFNTNDPAFRDNNEFTLDGMFGSVFTDELFNGTQYTVNISTGHFFDDYDRKLDGEEYLIKVKLLTVTEDIYRYITSYNLNQKTKYDPFAQPVQIYSNIENGLGLFSGYTMDVDSLVLNF from the coding sequence ATGAAAAAAATTATAATATTATCAGTTGCAATAATTTTAATAATTACTGCATGTGAAAAAAAATTAGATATTGATATTCCGGAAGGGGAAAAACATATTGTAGTGAACGGAATTATCAATGCTGACAGTTTATTAACAGTAAGTGTCAGTAAGAGTCAAAATATTTTGGATAATGATGATATTTCGTTTTTAGCTGATGCGGATATTAAGTTATACAGTAATGATATTTTTGTCGAAAACCTGTTACATGTTAATTCAGGTGTTTACATATCAACTGTAGTTCCTGATATTAGTGTTAATTATAAAATAAATGTTGATTATGATAATTTAAAATCTGTTAATGCTGATATGATTTTACATAATCCTGTTGAAATTGTTTCTGTTGATACAGTAGTTGAGGTTCATACAAACAGCAATGGTGAGTACGGGACTTACCAAGAATATGAAATTCATTATAAAATTAAGATTGAAGATGACGGGAATACTAATGATTATTATTTTTTGGCATTAAGCCTGATCCAACCTTTGTATGAATATGATGAATATGGTTTGCCTACTTTTGTAGGATATGAAGAAATAAATGAATATTTTAATACTAACGATCCTGCTTTCAGAGATAATAATGAATTTACACTGGACGGTATGTTCGGCAGTGTTTTTACTGATGAATTATTTAACGGAACTCAATATACTGTTAATATAAGTACAGGTCATTTCTTTGATGATTATGATCGCAAACTTGACGGTGAAGAATATCTTATTAAAGTAAAGTTACTGACAGTAACGGAAGACATTTACAGATATATAACTTCCTATAACCTTAATCAAAAAACAAAATATGACCCCTTTGCACAACCGGTTCAGATTTATTCCAATATTGAAAACGGATTGGGTTTATTTTCGGGTTATACAATGGACGTAGATTCATTGGTCCTGAATTTTTGA
- a CDS encoding peptidylprolyl isomerase translates to MTTGTIYTEKGNMKVEFYDNDAPETVANFVKLSKEGFYNGLTFHRIIPDFVIQGGCPEGTGVGGPGYSIKCETKGDKQYHDRGVLSMAHAGKDTGGSQFFVCHSRTNTSHLDGVHTCFGKVTEGLEVIDQIKQDDEIEKIIIN, encoded by the coding sequence ATGACAACAGGAACAATTTATACTGAAAAAGGAAACATGAAAGTTGAATTTTATGATAATGATGCTCCGGAAACAGTAGCTAATTTTGTAAAATTATCAAAAGAAGGATTTTATAACGGTTTAACTTTTCACAGAATAATCCCCGACTTTGTTATTCAAGGCGGATGCCCTGAAGGAACAGGTGTAGGCGGTCCCGGATACAGCATTAAATGTGAAACCAAAGGAGATAAGCAATATCATGACAGAGGTGTTTTGTCTATGGCACATGCCGGTAAAGATACCGGAGGTTCTCAATTTTTTGTTTGCCATTCAAGAACAAACACATCACATCTTGACGGTGTTCATACTTGTTTCGGCAAAGTAACGGAAGGTCTTGAAGTTATTGACCAAATAAAACAAGATGATGAAATAGAGAAAATTATTATAAATTAA
- a CDS encoding DUF3127 domain-containing protein: protein MNIEIEGKITKILPEQTGEGKFGKWIKQEFVIETFDQYPKKVCFSTWGDKTDALKQLKEGESVIVSFNPESREYNDRWYTDLRAWKIVKSENFKQTEEPPPFTEEDIPPPEEEDIPF, encoded by the coding sequence ATGAACATAGAAATTGAAGGAAAAATTACTAAAATATTGCCCGAACAAACAGGCGAAGGAAAATTCGGTAAATGGATAAAACAAGAATTTGTAATTGAAACTTTTGATCAATACCCTAAAAAAGTTTGTTTTTCGACTTGGGGAGATAAAACAGATGCCTTAAAACAACTAAAAGAAGGAGAATCAGTAATCGTTAGTTTTAATCCGGAATCAAGAGAATATAATGACAGATGGTACACAGATTTGAGAGCTTGGAAAATTGTAAAATCTGAAAATTTCAAACAAACTGAAGAACCGCCTCCGTTTACCGAAGAGGATATTCCGCCTCCGGAAGAAGAGGATATTCCGTTTTAA
- a CDS encoding tetratricopeptide repeat protein — translation MKFKFIMFSSIIFFLLTACDSAETLVEKGLNEMADDKDFGVYEEKALKYFEKAIRKDSNCTQAYFERGKLNLKHGWDNCKNDFYKCVEVDPDNVEAWKVIATEESYSEQEKKIAAAVKALELDLEFYEAYLIIGRIAAKKNNLEKAEEYLIFYFKQKPFDKNVNNALGELRLKQERYYESYEAFQNGFYPGDFSYKALYHIKNAACGGNIKAKEYLTNINETDLSFFDEGKFLFEKKEFDRAMYYFRIAKNYTEFNINQRAEILAYIANIRATLASTGKYDDKNSTALVNQGRKRALEKAESEIEASLNIKKLAFAYTTLGDIKLQQGFYEDAINAYDSAILSESNNAALYINRAWALVRNHKHNEAISDINKAVSLEGKSEYNLWFRGDVYKSLGKNSEARQDFENVLKLNNKHYDALKGLAELEIQSGNYYKAYTHMQKVVDYYGKSQWIKEAMEEIPKNYLMKEMKDFKNSL, via the coding sequence ATGAAATTTAAATTTATTATGTTTTCAAGTATTATTTTTTTCTTATTAACAGCATGTGATTCGGCGGAAACACTTGTTGAGAAGGGGCTTAATGAAATGGCTGACGATAAGGATTTTGGTGTATATGAAGAAAAAGCTCTTAAATATTTTGAAAAAGCAATAAGAAAAGATTCAAACTGTACTCAAGCATATTTCGAAAGAGGAAAATTAAATCTTAAACACGGTTGGGATAATTGTAAAAATGATTTTTATAAGTGTGTAGAAGTTGATCCCGACAATGTTGAGGCATGGAAAGTTATTGCAACAGAAGAATCTTATTCAGAACAAGAAAAAAAGATTGCAGCTGCTGTAAAAGCATTAGAACTTGATTTAGAATTTTATGAAGCCTATTTAATTATCGGCAGAATTGCTGCTAAAAAAAATAATCTTGAAAAAGCAGAAGAATATCTGATTTTTTATTTTAAACAAAAGCCGTTTGATAAAAATGTAAATAATGCTCTGGGTGAATTAAGGCTGAAACAAGAAAGATATTATGAATCTTATGAGGCTTTTCAAAATGGTTTTTATCCCGGTGATTTCAGCTATAAAGCATTGTACCATATTAAAAATGCTGCATGCGGAGGAAATATTAAAGCAAAGGAATATCTTACAAATATTAATGAAACTGACTTATCCTTTTTTGATGAAGGAAAATTTTTATTTGAAAAAAAAGAATTTGATAGAGCAATGTATTATTTCAGGATTGCAAAAAATTATACGGAATTTAATATAAACCAAAGAGCAGAAATTTTAGCTTATATAGCAAATATTCGAGCAACTTTAGCATCAACCGGAAAATACGATGATAAAAATTCAACCGCTCTTGTAAATCAAGGTCGAAAAAGAGCATTAGAAAAGGCAGAAAGTGAAATAGAAGCATCTTTAAATATAAAAAAATTGGCTTTTGCATACACTACGCTCGGAGATATTAAACTTCAACAAGGATTTTACGAAGATGCAATAAATGCTTATGATTCTGCAATTTTGTCTGAAAGTAATAATGCAGCCTTATACATAAACAGAGCTTGGGCATTGGTGAGAAATCATAAACATAATGAAGCAATAAGTGATATTAACAAAGCTGTTTCATTAGAAGGTAAAAGTGAATATAATTTATGGTTCAGAGGTGATGTTTATAAAAGTTTAGGAAAAAACAGTGAAGCTCGTCAAGATTTTGAAAATGTATTAAAGTTAAATAATAAGCATTACGATGCATTAAAAGGACTTGCAGAACTTGAGATTCAATCCGGCAATTACTATAAAGCATATACACATATGCAAAAAGTTGTTGATTATTACGGAAAATCACAATGGATAAAAGAAGCAATGGAAGAAATACCTAAAAATTATCTGATGAAAGAAATGAAAGATTTCAAAAACAGTCTCTAA
- a CDS encoding FKBP-type peptidyl-prolyl cis-trans isomerase, with the protein MKKLALLITVSAIFITSCKNEEKINLNNFNDSLSYAIGNDIAGSFKQSKLDSLDIDILAKAIKDNFAEDSSVMSNEAISQILMTFSQKMRAEAEAERIEQNKIQFKDNLETGQKFLEENSKKEGVITTESGLQYKIIKKGKGESPKFTDKVKVHYEGTLLDGTKFDSSYDKGEPAEFGVTQVIKGWTEALQLMKKGSEWELYIPYDLAYGDRGSGSIKPFSALIFKVELISIIETK; encoded by the coding sequence ATGAAAAAATTAGCATTATTAATTACAGTATCAGCAATATTTATTACAAGCTGCAAAAATGAAGAAAAAATTAATTTAAACAATTTCAATGATTCTTTGAGCTACGCAATAGGAAATGATATTGCCGGCAGTTTTAAACAAAGTAAATTAGACAGTTTAGACATTGACATTTTAGCAAAAGCAATTAAAGATAATTTTGCAGAAGATTCAAGTGTTATGAGTAACGAAGCCATTAGTCAAATCTTAATGACCTTTTCGCAAAAGATGAGAGCTGAAGCTGAAGCTGAAAGAATTGAACAAAATAAAATTCAATTCAAAGACAATTTAGAAACCGGACAAAAATTCTTGGAAGAAAACTCAAAAAAAGAAGGAGTTATAACTACCGAAAGCGGTCTGCAATATAAAATTATTAAAAAAGGAAAAGGGGAATCGCCTAAATTCACTGATAAAGTTAAAGTTCATTACGAAGGAACTTTACTTGACGGAACAAAATTTGACAGCTCTTATGACAAAGGTGAACCGGCAGAATTTGGTGTAACACAAGTAATTAAAGGCTGGACAGAGGCTTTACAATTAATGAAAAAAGGCAGCGAATGGGAATTATACATTCCTTATGATTTAGCATACGGCGACAGAGGAAGCGGCAGTATTAAACCGTTCAGTGCTCTTATTTTTAAAGTTGAATTAATATCAATTATTGAAACAAAATAA